From Actinomyces slackii, a single genomic window includes:
- a CDS encoding HAD hydrolase family protein, with translation MTEPEQASPAPALVAFDLDDTLAPSKSAMPPTMATALGSLLDVVPVCIISGGQIAQFRDQVLAHLEAGPQQLARLHLMPTCGTRYYVHDAAAPQQDGAPAGWRLVYANDLSPEQIQEGFAVVEAEARALGLWQERTWGPALENRGSQITFSALGQEAPLEAKKAWDPTGERKSALRDAVAARLPELEVRSGGSTSVDITLKGVDKAYGMRRLSQVTGIGLESMLFIGDRLDPDGNDYPVKALGVPCRAVADWQETVVVVDELARRIPQQSTAREAVG, from the coding sequence ATGACTGAACCAGAACAGGCGAGTCCTGCCCCGGCCCTGGTCGCCTTCGATCTCGATGACACCCTGGCCCCCTCGAAGTCGGCGATGCCGCCCACCATGGCGACCGCCCTGGGCTCCCTGCTCGACGTCGTCCCGGTCTGCATCATCTCCGGGGGCCAGATCGCCCAGTTCCGCGACCAGGTTCTCGCGCACCTGGAGGCCGGGCCGCAGCAGTTGGCCCGCCTGCACCTCATGCCCACCTGCGGCACTCGCTACTACGTGCATGATGCTGCTGCCCCACAGCAGGATGGAGCTCCTGCCGGGTGGCGACTCGTCTACGCCAACGACCTGAGCCCCGAGCAGATCCAGGAGGGCTTCGCCGTCGTCGAGGCAGAGGCCAGGGCCCTGGGACTGTGGCAGGAGCGGACCTGGGGCCCGGCTCTGGAGAACCGCGGAAGCCAGATCACCTTCTCCGCCCTGGGCCAGGAGGCCCCTCTGGAGGCCAAGAAGGCCTGGGACCCCACCGGTGAGCGGAAGAGCGCCCTGCGGGATGCCGTCGCCGCCCGCCTGCCCGAGCTGGAGGTGCGATCGGGCGGCTCGACCAGCGTGGACATCACGCTCAAGGGCGTGGACAAGGCCTACGGCATGCGCAGGCTCTCCCAGGTCACCGGCATCGGCCTTGAGAGCATGCTCTTCATCGGGGACCGCTTGGACCCCGACGGCAACGACTACCCGGTCAAGGCGCTGGGCGTGCCCTGCCGGGCGGTCGCCGACTGGCAGGAGACCGTCGTCGTCGTTGACGAGCTGGCCAGGCGGATCCCCCAGCAGTCCACGGCCCGGGAGGCGGTTGGGTGA
- a CDS encoding DUF5979 domain-containing protein: protein MLTPTSRRWAESRRVPLAAALLALLALALGVVTPIQAHAAVNPGIEVTGLTLIKSDRDGNNASGGLTNQDVAKLSYNWDATKTTVKSGDSFSINLGTYFKNLEYPISAPMQVTYNGQLTEIGTCELSEKEVVCTFSSKVDELRNAGFTDFKGAGMGLLLITQTTTASSVDMTVNGSQTVSVKLPGSGGISGVAPTVYTPFKFTKMSSVINSSSTSMIWEVNFGSDYIKQGLANGSSPITVDGATRDTIVITDTLGAGMTYGTDMSKWFLMVRNSAAEPNLAGVAVTNAAGTDLNNTYGDFDMSVDVDGQVATITITGPLAAKTNYKISYPVTFTSKSGKATVGVQYGNQASLNNSGIEGEFTRSYAESFKVTVEMAAGFGGFEVLKSLKGSALDSVDVASTTLDVAVDYTLPGPASAYTGWSAPGTLNADGMSGSTTMKVHIGKTSTFPATFPKGTVVTLSEDTASASPKPEGYAWMTPEFTVGNQATSTFTIADQTSTKVSLVNIAEPAEEPGTFQVKKSASGAEGAGTKDYTFSYTCSDGQSGTVMAKGDGAAVAADKTFAPGTTCTVTEDASAAAIDGYTLTAPEAQTVTIGAATAEVATAEFTNTYTRDMGAFSIAKSVQGGEDGFAKSAFSFTYTCTDGTEGTLSVPGDGTAVTSPRLPAGATCTVAEDAASAARAGYSVASSLSQDTVTIGKDETVAVTATNTYTRDTSTFTVKKAVEGDYAPAAGDSVKVTYTCDDAETTSGTLEVPMDGTAVDGPALPTGTSCTLSEDAASAHRDGFSVTTAYSSPTVTIVKDQVAEATVTNTYTRLTGGFSVSKTVQGDGAALAGDKDFTFTYTCTDAVTGKATVSEELTLKAGETKHVADVPTGSCTVTEKDAAIERASWNGALSVNGKAVDGAKATFDITGQDAAAVAVSATNTYTLDRGTFSVAKTVAGDGAEEHQGRSFIVEYSCTSVEGDRAGEIQVPGDGSAVGSGIQLPIGAECSVAERGSSAQVAGYDVAIPQAQTVTISKKDETAALSLTNTYTRHTGTFSVLKTVTGAQVGDKEFSFAYTCTDGSEGALSVKADGEAVSGPALPTGTQCTITEDAAAAELEGHTLAAPQAQTVTISDKDEVVATTFINAYAESPEPPAPTPGESPTPGEPTPSGEQTPPATASAPGPSLARTGISVGLPMVMILAAMIGGVALVRRRRG, encoded by the coding sequence ATGCTCACTCCCACCAGCCGCAGATGGGCGGAGTCCAGACGGGTTCCGCTGGCAGCCGCCCTCTTGGCGCTGCTGGCCCTGGCCCTGGGCGTCGTCACGCCCATCCAGGCCCATGCCGCCGTCAACCCCGGCATCGAGGTCACCGGTCTGACGCTCATCAAGTCCGACCGCGACGGCAATAACGCCTCCGGGGGGCTGACCAACCAGGATGTCGCCAAGCTCAGCTACAACTGGGATGCGACCAAGACCACCGTCAAGTCGGGGGACTCCTTCTCCATCAACCTGGGGACCTACTTCAAGAATCTCGAGTACCCCATCAGCGCCCCCATGCAGGTGACCTACAACGGTCAGCTGACCGAGATCGGCACCTGCGAGCTGAGCGAGAAGGAGGTCGTGTGCACCTTCTCCTCGAAGGTGGATGAGCTCAGGAATGCCGGGTTCACGGACTTCAAGGGCGCCGGCATGGGTCTGCTCCTCATCACCCAGACCACCACTGCCAGCTCGGTGGACATGACGGTCAACGGCTCCCAGACGGTGAGTGTCAAGCTCCCTGGCAGTGGAGGCATCTCCGGCGTCGCGCCGACTGTCTACACCCCCTTCAAGTTCACCAAGATGTCGTCAGTCATCAACTCCTCCTCCACCTCGATGATCTGGGAGGTCAATTTCGGCTCGGACTACATCAAGCAGGGGCTGGCCAACGGCTCCAGCCCCATCACGGTCGACGGCGCCACCCGCGACACCATCGTCATCACCGACACCCTGGGCGCCGGCATGACCTATGGCACCGACATGAGCAAGTGGTTCCTCATGGTGCGCAACAGCGCCGCCGAGCCCAACCTCGCCGGAGTCGCCGTCACCAACGCCGCCGGCACGGACCTCAACAACACCTACGGCGATTTCGACATGTCGGTCGATGTTGACGGACAGGTCGCCACCATCACGATCACCGGCCCCCTCGCCGCGAAGACGAACTACAAGATCTCCTACCCGGTGACCTTCACCTCCAAGAGCGGCAAGGCCACGGTTGGAGTGCAGTACGGCAACCAGGCCTCTCTCAACAACTCCGGCATCGAGGGCGAGTTCACGCGCAGCTACGCGGAGTCATTCAAGGTCACCGTGGAGATGGCCGCGGGCTTCGGGGGCTTCGAGGTCCTCAAGAGCCTCAAGGGCTCCGCCCTGGACTCCGTCGATGTGGCAAGCACCACTCTCGACGTCGCAGTCGACTACACCCTCCCCGGACCGGCCTCCGCCTACACGGGCTGGAGCGCCCCCGGAACGCTCAACGCCGATGGCATGAGCGGATCGACCACCATGAAGGTCCACATCGGCAAGACCAGCACCTTCCCGGCGACATTCCCCAAGGGCACCGTCGTCACCCTGTCCGAGGACACCGCCAGCGCCTCTCCCAAGCCCGAGGGCTATGCCTGGATGACCCCCGAGTTCACCGTGGGCAACCAGGCCACCAGCACCTTCACCATCGCCGACCAGACCTCCACCAAGGTCTCCCTGGTCAACATCGCCGAGCCGGCCGAGGAGCCGGGCACCTTCCAGGTCAAGAAGTCCGCCTCCGGTGCCGAGGGCGCCGGGACCAAGGACTACACCTTCTCCTACACCTGCTCCGATGGGCAGTCGGGGACCGTGATGGCCAAGGGTGACGGCGCAGCCGTCGCGGCGGACAAGACCTTCGCCCCGGGCACCACCTGCACCGTGACCGAGGATGCCTCCGCCGCCGCGATCGACGGATACACCCTGACCGCCCCCGAGGCGCAGACCGTGACGATCGGCGCCGCCACCGCCGAGGTGGCCACCGCCGAGTTCACCAACACCTACACGCGCGACATGGGCGCCTTCTCCATCGCCAAGTCGGTCCAGGGCGGTGAGGACGGCTTCGCCAAGAGCGCCTTCTCCTTCACCTACACCTGCACCGATGGCACTGAGGGCACCCTGTCGGTTCCCGGCGACGGCACGGCGGTGACCTCCCCGAGGCTCCCAGCGGGCGCCACCTGCACCGTGGCCGAGGACGCCGCCTCGGCCGCCAGAGCGGGCTACTCGGTGGCCTCCAGCCTGTCCCAGGACACGGTGACCATCGGCAAGGACGAGACCGTCGCCGTCACCGCCACGAACACCTACACCCGCGACACCAGCACCTTCACGGTCAAGAAGGCCGTCGAGGGCGACTACGCCCCCGCCGCCGGCGACTCGGTCAAGGTGACCTACACCTGCGACGACGCCGAGACCACCAGCGGCACCCTCGAGGTGCCCATGGACGGCACGGCCGTGGACGGCCCGGCCCTGCCCACCGGCACCTCCTGCACCCTGAGCGAGGACGCGGCCTCGGCCCATCGCGACGGCTTCTCCGTGACCACGGCCTACTCCTCGCCCACGGTGACCATCGTCAAGGACCAGGTCGCCGAGGCCACGGTGACCAACACCTACACCCGCCTGACCGGGGGCTTCTCGGTGTCCAAGACCGTCCAGGGCGACGGCGCCGCGCTGGCCGGGGACAAGGACTTCACCTTCACCTACACCTGCACCGACGCCGTGACCGGCAAGGCCACCGTCTCCGAGGAGCTCACGCTCAAGGCGGGCGAGACCAAGCACGTCGCCGACGTGCCCACCGGCTCATGCACGGTCACCGAGAAGGACGCCGCCATCGAGCGCGCCTCCTGGAACGGTGCTCTGAGCGTCAACGGGAAGGCCGTCGACGGCGCCAAGGCGACCTTCGACATCACCGGTCAGGACGCCGCCGCCGTGGCAGTGTCCGCGACGAACACCTACACCCTTGATCGCGGCACCTTCTCCGTGGCCAAGACCGTGGCCGGTGACGGGGCCGAGGAGCACCAGGGCAGGTCCTTCATCGTCGAGTACTCCTGCACCTCCGTGGAGGGGGACAGGGCCGGCGAGATCCAGGTCCCGGGCGACGGAAGCGCTGTGGGCTCGGGGATCCAGCTTCCCATCGGCGCCGAGTGCAGCGTGGCGGAGAGGGGCTCCTCGGCCCAGGTCGCGGGCTACGACGTCGCCATCCCTCAGGCCCAGACGGTGACGATCTCCAAGAAGGACGAGACCGCGGCCCTGTCCCTGACCAACACCTACACCCGCCACACGGGCACCTTCTCGGTGCTCAAGACGGTGACGGGCGCCCAGGTCGGTGACAAGGAGTTCTCCTTCGCCTACACCTGCACCGACGGCTCCGAAGGCGCGCTGTCCGTCAAGGCGGACGGTGAGGCAGTATCCGGCCCGGCGCTGCCCACCGGCACGCAGTGCACGATCACCGAGGACGCGGCCGCCGCCGAGCTGGAGGGCCACACCCTGGCCGCACCGCAGGCCCAGACGGTGACGATCTCGGACAAGGACGAGGTGGTGGCCACCACCTTCATCAACGCCTACGCCGAGAGCCCCGAGCCGCCGGCGCCCACGCCCGGTGAGTCCCCCACCCCTGGCGAGCCGACGCCGTCTGGTGAGCAGACGCCGCCTGCCACTGCCTCCGCCCCCGGGCCCTCCCTGGCCCGGACCGGCATCAGCGTGGGGCTGCCCATGGTGATGATCCTGGCCGCCATGATCGGTGGTGTGGCCCTGGTTCGACGCCGCAGGGGCTGA
- a CDS encoding sodium-dependent transporter, with the protein MTSSPGAGQAQPTPQAPKREQWSGQVGFLMAAIGSAIGLGNIWRFPGVAYTNGGGAFMIPYITALVCVGIPVLFLDYALGHRFRGSAPAVFRRVSTKLEWLGWFQVFICFFIMTYYAVIVAWALRYTLFSVNTAWGDNAAAFFGSYIELADLSTSGTPAYSIVPVAGVIIPLVIVWVFGIVTIARGVSNGVEKANRLFLPLLVIMFVVLVGRALLLPGATDGLNALFTPDWSALSDHRVWMAAFGQIFFSLSVGFGIMLTYASYLKRRSNLVGTGTVAAFANSSFEILAGIGVFSTLGFMAHVQGVGVGDLEDISGVGLSFTTFPTVISQMPGGPLFGVLFFASFSMAGLTSFISIIQVVAAAVAEKLDVDIPRATVIVGAPAALLSFILFGTSSGLYTLDVVDAFINNIGVVGSTIIMCLAVGVAARQLRPLQRHLNLVSESRVIGAWWRAIIAIVVPALLGTMFVQTFWSYATDGYAYSGAFETIFGWGMLLLVAVVTAVATLMPWRVPVDEFTPLDLDALEEVK; encoded by the coding sequence ATGACATCCAGCCCTGGAGCCGGTCAGGCCCAGCCAACACCCCAGGCGCCCAAGCGAGAGCAGTGGAGCGGTCAGGTCGGTTTCCTCATGGCCGCCATCGGCTCGGCGATCGGCCTGGGCAATATCTGGCGCTTCCCGGGGGTCGCCTACACCAATGGGGGCGGCGCCTTCATGATCCCCTACATCACCGCCCTGGTCTGCGTGGGCATCCCGGTGCTCTTCCTGGACTACGCCCTGGGCCACCGCTTCCGCGGCAGCGCACCGGCGGTCTTCCGCCGCGTGTCGACCAAGCTGGAGTGGCTGGGATGGTTCCAGGTCTTCATCTGCTTCTTCATCATGACCTACTACGCGGTGATCGTGGCCTGGGCGCTGCGCTACACGCTGTTCTCGGTCAACACCGCCTGGGGCGATAACGCCGCGGCCTTCTTCGGCTCCTACATCGAGCTGGCGGACCTGTCGACCTCCGGCACTCCCGCCTACTCGATCGTCCCCGTGGCCGGGGTGATCATCCCCCTGGTCATCGTGTGGGTCTTCGGGATCGTCACCATCGCCCGCGGCGTGTCCAATGGCGTGGAGAAGGCCAACCGCCTCTTCCTTCCCCTGCTGGTCATCATGTTCGTGGTCCTGGTGGGGCGAGCACTGCTCCTGCCCGGCGCGACCGACGGCCTCAACGCCCTGTTCACCCCGGACTGGTCGGCCCTGTCCGACCACCGCGTGTGGATGGCGGCCTTCGGGCAGATCTTCTTCTCCCTATCCGTGGGATTCGGCATCATGCTGACCTACGCCTCCTACCTCAAGCGCCGCTCCAACCTCGTGGGCACCGGCACGGTGGCCGCCTTCGCCAACTCCTCCTTCGAGATCCTCGCCGGGATCGGCGTCTTCTCCACACTGGGCTTCATGGCCCATGTTCAGGGCGTGGGCGTGGGCGATCTGGAGGACATCTCCGGGGTGGGCCTGTCCTTCACGACCTTCCCCACCGTCATCTCCCAGATGCCCGGTGGCCCCCTGTTCGGGGTGCTGTTCTTCGCCTCCTTCTCCATGGCGGGGCTGACCTCTTTCATCTCCATCATCCAGGTGGTGGCCGCCGCGGTCGCCGAGAAGCTCGATGTGGACATTCCCAGGGCGACGGTGATCGTCGGCGCGCCCGCGGCCCTGCTGTCCTTCATCCTGTTCGGGACCTCCTCGGGCCTCTACACCCTCGACGTCGTGGACGCCTTCATCAACAACATCGGCGTGGTGGGCTCGACCATCATCATGTGCCTGGCCGTGGGCGTCGCCGCCCGCCAGCTCAGGCCCCTCCAGCGCCACCTCAATCTGGTCTCCGAGTCCCGTGTGATCGGGGCCTGGTGGCGAGCGATCATCGCCATCGTCGTTCCCGCCCTCCTGGGGACGATGTTCGTTCAGACCTTCTGGTCCTACGCCACCGATGGCTACGCCTACTCCGGCGCCTTCGAGACGATCTTCGGCTGGGGGATGCTGCTCCTGGTGGCCGTGGTCACCGCGGTCGCCACCCTCATGCCCTGGAGGGTGCCTGTCGATGAGTTCACGCCCCTGGACCTCGATGCCCTCGAGGAGGTGAAGTGA
- the deoD gene encoding purine-nucleoside phosphorylase, producing MATAHIAAEPGDFAPAVLMPGDPRRAQRIAESLIDDARLVTDVRGMLGFTGTVDGRPLSVMGSGMGQPSCTIYATELFSTFGVERIIRVGTAGGIAPQVAVGDVVLATGAHTDSSMNQARIPGVNFSAVADFHLARAAWEASCSGRADQEGAVHVGTIISRDHFYFTPDQQTERLAAHGVLAVEMEAAALYGVAAEFGKQALAVLTVSDHLLDHSGDMSAADRETRFAGALRLALAAAHS from the coding sequence ATGGCCACCGCGCATATTGCCGCCGAGCCCGGCGACTTCGCCCCTGCTGTCCTCATGCCCGGCGACCCCAGGCGTGCCCAGCGCATCGCCGAGTCCCTCATAGACGACGCCCGTCTGGTCACCGATGTGCGCGGCATGCTCGGCTTCACCGGCACTGTTGACGGCAGGCCGCTGAGCGTCATGGGCTCGGGCATGGGTCAGCCCTCCTGCACCATCTACGCCACCGAGCTGTTCTCCACCTTCGGGGTTGAGCGGATCATCCGGGTGGGCACGGCGGGCGGCATCGCCCCGCAGGTGGCCGTGGGCGACGTCGTCCTGGCCACGGGCGCCCACACCGACTCCTCCATGAACCAGGCCCGCATCCCGGGGGTCAACTTCTCCGCGGTGGCCGATTTCCATCTGGCCCGGGCGGCCTGGGAGGCCTCCTGCTCCGGCCGGGCCGACCAGGAGGGGGCGGTGCATGTGGGCACGATCATCTCCCGGGACCACTTCTACTTCACCCCTGACCAGCAGACGGAGCGCCTGGCCGCCCATGGCGTGCTGGCCGTGGAGATGGAGGCGGCCGCCCTCTACGGCGTGGCCGCGGAGTTCGGCAAGCAGGCACTGGCTGTCCTGACGGTCTCCGATCATCTGCTGGATCACTCCGGCGATATGAGTGCGGCCGATCGGGAGACCCGCTTCGCCGGGGCGCTGCGCCTGGCACTGGCCGCCGCCCACAGCTGA
- a CDS encoding methionine/alanine import family NSS transporter small subunit produces the protein MTGSAIAFLLVSIVIIWGGLAVSVTALISRGRREERDAKKAASQAAHAHLRGQTTEDQVD, from the coding sequence ATGACCGGATCCGCGATCGCCTTCCTGCTGGTGTCCATCGTCATCATCTGGGGCGGCCTGGCAGTGTCCGTGACCGCGCTGATCTCCCGGGGACGGCGCGAGGAGCGCGACGCCAAGAAGGCCGCCTCCCAGGCGGCCCACGCCCACCTGCGAGGCCAGACCACTGAGGACCAGGTGGACTGA
- a CDS encoding DUF1540 domain-containing protein, producing the protein MATVTQIKSCATTACAFNHGGCTAFAITVGGDAGSPSCDTFISLDARGGLPVAEGHVGACQRLECVHNTDLMCSAEAVSVGGDTASCLSYEAR; encoded by the coding sequence ATGGCCACCGTCACTCAGATCAAGTCCTGCGCCACCACCGCCTGCGCCTTCAACCACGGCGGCTGCACGGCCTTCGCCATCACCGTGGGCGGGGATGCCGGCAGCCCCTCCTGCGACACCTTCATCAGCCTGGACGCCCGCGGCGGCCTGCCCGTGGCCGAGGGGCACGTCGGCGCCTGCCAGCGCCTGGAGTGCGTGCACAACACCGACCTCATGTGCTCGGCCGAGGCCGTGAGCGTCGGAGGTGACACCGCCTCCTGCCTGTCCTACGAGGCCCGCTGA
- a CDS encoding Lrp/AsnC family transcriptional regulator, whose translation MDRIDRNILLLLQDDGRLSVTQLASQVGLSLSACHRRLKDLERIGAIQRYAAVVDPRAVGLDFEAVILVTMGRTDAATIRDFENAVQTEPSIVSAQRLFGEPDYLLRVLATDLEDYQRLHDSIYSTLPGVQSLRSTIVVKRIGGDGTVPLLTGETP comes from the coding sequence ATGGACAGGATCGACCGCAATATTCTTCTCCTCCTCCAGGATGATGGGCGCCTGAGCGTCACACAGCTCGCCTCGCAGGTGGGCCTCAGCCTGTCCGCCTGCCACCGCCGCCTCAAGGATCTGGAGCGCATCGGGGCCATCCAGCGCTATGCGGCAGTGGTCGATCCCAGGGCGGTGGGCCTGGACTTCGAGGCGGTCATCCTGGTCACCATGGGGCGCACGGATGCGGCGACCATCAGGGACTTCGAGAATGCGGTCCAAACCGAGCCCTCCATCGTCTCGGCGCAGCGGCTCTTCGGCGAGCCCGACTACCTCCTGCGGGTCCTGGCCACAGATCTGGAGGACTATCAGCGCCTCCACGACTCGATCTACTCCACCCTGCCCGGGGTGCAGTCCCTGAGGTCGACCATCGTCGTCAAGCGCATCGGGGGAGACGGGACCGTGCCACTCCTGACTGGTGAGACCCCCTGA
- a CDS encoding variant leucine-rich repeat-containing protein translates to MSQDDGISPSLSAAERAADPATPEAELRQLSLLRHDLHHLLAANPTTPEDVVERLRSSSDRRVAAALAARPPASSARPARRPSSPAEPMGPASNDAATTATRISATLRSPTLRQSPSPPLNRRSPRRMVVGAVIVLAVVAAGVHLAGRDDVSLTVGALNAASASPTATTGPSVPQGLLSTPSTGGAVPQGADESALSDAWARGAARVWGENIGTDHDAIVVAGDYLLALKGAALSAYTPIAKDGLKEAWRIQLPEATDLPLLPWGDNTAIYGSTLIDLATGSTRPAPWSSGTTVVVADDVAISCDAAGTCTAWSLEGTIRWSIWIPGSSSSPTLLPSTGDGLSVVQHGGQRLIALRSTVVNLDDGATMALAPPRGGRSDDVEAIETLPCRDGWFVVVRFASPDIPDRAAAYDFSGRHLWEGPLSLDDARELPRAVIPEGTFPTLQERWAQGVGAQEAFSGRAFATVEQQRVVTVTLTNGDTISAPTHREDSFTTFAATTTPKGRLIAFHGRTDQESSTCLTGLYDSRKGRFIAFYDVKPGEDVLIQVSPELLVTYDPETGGLKAYAPLG, encoded by the coding sequence ATGTCCCAGGATGACGGCATCTCGCCGAGTCTCTCCGCCGCCGAGCGCGCCGCCGATCCTGCCACCCCCGAGGCTGAGCTGCGCCAGCTGTCCTTGCTGCGCCACGACCTCCACCACCTGCTGGCGGCCAATCCCACCACGCCCGAGGACGTTGTCGAGCGCCTCCGATCCTCCTCGGATCGACGCGTGGCCGCGGCACTGGCCGCACGGCCTCCCGCGTCCTCGGCTCGGCCCGCGCGCCGGCCCTCGTCGCCCGCCGAGCCCATGGGCCCCGCATCCAACGATGCCGCGACAACGGCCACGCGGATCAGCGCGACCCTCCGCTCCCCCACCCTCCGTCAATCGCCCTCCCCACCGCTCAACCGCCGTTCGCCCCGCCGAATGGTGGTCGGCGCCGTGATCGTCCTGGCCGTCGTGGCAGCGGGAGTCCATCTGGCCGGCCGGGATGATGTCTCCTTGACGGTGGGAGCGCTCAACGCCGCCTCGGCGTCACCCACCGCGACGACGGGTCCCTCGGTCCCGCAGGGCCTGCTGTCCACGCCGTCCACGGGCGGCGCCGTGCCCCAGGGCGCTGACGAGTCAGCGTTGTCGGATGCCTGGGCGCGGGGCGCCGCGCGGGTATGGGGGGAGAACATCGGCACCGACCACGATGCCATCGTCGTCGCCGGCGACTACCTCCTGGCGCTCAAGGGGGCGGCCCTGAGCGCCTATACCCCGATCGCGAAGGATGGCCTCAAGGAGGCGTGGCGCATCCAACTCCCAGAGGCAACGGATCTGCCCCTCCTGCCATGGGGCGACAACACCGCCATCTACGGCTCCACGCTCATCGACCTGGCCACGGGCAGCACGCGTCCAGCGCCTTGGAGCAGCGGGACCACGGTAGTTGTGGCCGACGATGTGGCCATCAGTTGCGATGCCGCCGGGACCTGCACCGCCTGGAGCCTTGAGGGGACGATCCGCTGGAGCATCTGGATTCCCGGGTCGAGTTCCTCCCCAACGCTGCTTCCCTCAACCGGGGATGGCCTCTCCGTTGTCCAGCACGGCGGGCAGCGGCTCATCGCGCTGAGGAGCACGGTGGTCAACCTCGACGATGGAGCCACCATGGCCCTGGCCCCTCCCCGGGGTGGGCGGAGCGATGACGTCGAGGCCATCGAGACCCTGCCGTGCCGGGACGGATGGTTCGTCGTCGTGCGCTTCGCGAGCCCTGACATCCCTGACCGGGCCGCGGCCTATGACTTCTCCGGGCGGCATCTCTGGGAAGGGCCGCTGAGCCTGGACGATGCCCGCGAGCTGCCCCGCGCCGTGATCCCCGAGGGCACCTTCCCCACGCTCCAGGAGCGGTGGGCGCAGGGCGTCGGCGCCCAGGAGGCCTTCTCCGGCAGGGCCTTCGCCACGGTGGAGCAACAGCGGGTGGTCACTGTCACTCTGACCAACGGCGACACGATCTCCGCCCCCACTCATCGTGAGGACTCATTCACCACCTTCGCGGCCACCACGACGCCCAAGGGGCGCCTCATCGCCTTCCACGGCCGTACCGACCAGGAGAGCAGCACCTGCCTCACGGGTCTGTACGACAGCCGGAAGGGCCGGTTCATCGCCTTCTACGACGTCAAGCCCGGCGAGGATGTCCTCATCCAGGTCTCTCCCGAGCTCCTGGTCACCTATGACCCGGAAACAGGCGGCCTCAAAGCCTATGCGCCGCTCGGATAG
- a CDS encoding putative quinol monooxygenase — protein sequence MKHVVLTGTLRCGDDHAAEVVSELLAEHVDISRRETGCLLFEVTPTADRLVWAVHERWRSRADLDRHRRGLRARAWGERTRGIARDYLVSDVDEPVPYSLDYDWLWQPAAVRRLVAEISAPTSSRDETARARAQYIAQCDTDANGVLGAGGWAVEIGQMREDGATCAVTAVITSGGEDVADAIGDAAARLWASFTGVPGCQIEWIQRPDEPAAP from the coding sequence ATGAAACATGTGGTGCTGACAGGGACCCTGCGATGCGGGGACGACCATGCGGCGGAGGTCGTCAGCGAGCTCCTCGCCGAGCATGTCGACATCTCCCGCAGGGAGACCGGGTGCCTGCTGTTCGAGGTGACCCCCACCGCTGATCGGCTGGTGTGGGCGGTGCACGAGCGCTGGCGGTCTCGGGCCGATCTTGACAGGCACCGTCGTGGGCTGCGCGCGCGTGCCTGGGGCGAGCGCACACGCGGAATCGCGCGGGACTACCTCGTGTCCGACGTCGACGAGCCCGTTCCCTATTCGCTGGACTACGACTGGTTGTGGCAGCCTGCAGCGGTGCGCCGGCTGGTCGCCGAGATCAGTGCGCCGACGTCATCGCGAGACGAGACCGCCCGGGCACGGGCGCAGTACATCGCTCAGTGCGACACCGACGCCAACGGCGTGCTCGGCGCCGGGGGATGGGCGGTCGAGATCGGGCAGATGCGCGAGGATGGCGCAACCTGCGCGGTGACCGCCGTGATCACCTCCGGGGGAGAGGATGTCGCCGATGCGATCGGCGATGCCGCCGCTCGGCTGTGGGCCTCATTCACCGGCGTTCCCGGCTGCCAGATCGAGTGGATCCAGCGACCGGATGAGCCCGCTGCGCCGTAG
- a CDS encoding GNAT family N-acetyltransferase translates to MHAEVNLRSATLADMPLVERWFRAEHVRPFWSQDLDADLADVGSELASGGPTSYFIALLDGTPVGFVFYYRLRDYPEYAKELTEAGVGVHDGDWSLDYLIGEPHALGRGVADAMLRLAIGDLWRAQTASTRLVVAVNVANRSSWRLLERVGFAIGPDPVEMEPDNDELPRQHLIATRFRPHVLT, encoded by the coding sequence ATGCATGCCGAGGTGAACCTGCGATCCGCGACTCTCGCTGATATGCCGCTGGTGGAGCGTTGGTTCCGGGCCGAGCACGTGCGCCCCTTCTGGTCGCAGGACCTTGACGCGGACCTTGCGGACGTGGGCAGTGAGCTCGCATCCGGTGGTCCTACCAGCTACTTCATCGCCTTGCTCGACGGCACTCCTGTGGGCTTCGTGTTCTACTACCGTCTTCGCGACTACCCCGAGTACGCCAAGGAACTCACCGAGGCAGGGGTGGGTGTGCACGACGGCGATTGGAGCCTCGACTATCTGATCGGAGAACCGCACGCCCTGGGTCGCGGAGTGGCCGACGCGATGCTCCGACTCGCCATCGGCGATCTCTGGCGTGCTCAAACTGCGTCGACGCGCCTGGTGGTCGCCGTCAACGTCGCCAATCGGAGCTCGTGGAGGCTGCTCGAAAGAGTGGGATTCGCGATCGGCCCTGATCCGGTGGAGATGGAGCCCGACAACGACGAACTA